One window of the Caminibacter pacificus genome contains the following:
- a CDS encoding DedA family protein, whose protein sequence is MKKWIFLFLVFATLLYGFNLSDIKDFFSEDNLINLLKEYGYIILFIWSIMEGETGLVMAGILSHTGDMNLWVAIVVAALGGFIGDQIYYYLGRFNKNWVLKELNAHRRKFAKARLLLRKYGGWVIFIQRFIYGMRTIIPMTIGVLGYDPKKYAIINFISAFVWASVTIIPSYIFGEQLLEFLKWLKQHWYFGIMFLAVVWGILWYINKKEES, encoded by the coding sequence ATGAAGAAGTGGATTTTTCTTTTTTTAGTTTTCGCTACTCTTTTATACGGCTTTAATCTTAGCGATATAAAAGATTTTTTTAGCGAAGATAATTTAATCAATCTTTTAAAAGAATACGGTTATATAATTCTTTTCATTTGGTCGATAATGGAAGGTGAAACCGGTCTTGTAATGGCCGGGATACTTTCACATACGGGTGATATGAACCTTTGGGTTGCTATTGTTGTAGCGGCTCTTGGTGGATTTATAGGAGACCAAATATATTATTATTTGGGAAGATTTAATAAAAATTGGGTATTAAAAGAGCTCAACGCCCATAGAAGAAAATTCGCAAAAGCACGTCTTCTTCTTAGAAAATACGGCGGTTGGGTGATATTTATTCAAAGATTTATTTACGGAATGAGGACGATTATTCCTATGACTATCGGAGTTTTGGGATACGACCCTAAAAAATATGCGATTATTAACTTTATAAGTGCCTTTGTATGGGCGAGTGTTACGATTATTCCGAGTTATATTTTCGGAGAGCAGTTACTCGAATTTCTAAAATGGCTAAAACAACACTGGTATTTCGGTATTATGTTTTTAGCTGTTGTTTGGGGAATTTTGTGGTATATAAACAAAAAAGAAGAAAGCTAA
- the serA gene encoding phosphoglycerate dehydrogenase, translating to MKVVVCDPIHPAGFEVLKKAKDIEVVDASRTPKDELLKVIEDADGVITRSPTPVDEKFLSHAKKLKAIVRAGVGVDNVDIEACSKRGIIVMNVPTANTLAAVELTMAHLLTAARSFTNAVWNLKKEHEWNREKWLGIELAGKKLGIIGFGNIGSRVGIRAKALEMDVIAYDPYIDPSKATDLGCKYTTDFDEILKCDFITIHTPKTPETINMITKKEIEKMKDGVVLINCARGGLYNEKDVYEGLKSGKIRWLGIDVFEKEPVTDHPFFELENTSVTPHIGANTKESQERIAIQAAEGIIEALRGSSYPNALNLPINTANTPEWVIKYLELSQKMGYILSQIINKPIKKVKVNLSGDISKEDKSVMTFALVGLLQNITDNVNYVNAEFLANEKGIKTEAKSSKNETYKNLVNIKVITDEGEYSISGTMLENHPRVVEFKGFDLEFEPKGKMIFFKNTDVPGVIGEVGMTLAKYNINIADFRLGRNKEGQAMAVIIVDNDVNEEVLNELRNLKAALSVGYAEI from the coding sequence ATGAAAGTAGTAGTTTGCGATCCGATTCATCCCGCGGGATTTGAAGTATTAAAAAAAGCAAAAGATATCGAGGTTGTAGATGCGAGCAGAACTCCAAAAGACGAGCTTTTAAAAGTTATCGAAGATGCTGACGGGGTAATTACGAGAAGTCCGACTCCTGTTGATGAAAAATTCCTCTCTCACGCAAAAAAACTAAAAGCGATAGTTAGAGCCGGTGTTGGTGTTGATAACGTAGATATCGAAGCGTGTAGCAAAAGAGGTATTATCGTTATGAACGTGCCTACTGCCAATACTTTGGCGGCTGTTGAGCTTACTATGGCTCATTTATTGACAGCTGCGAGAAGTTTTACGAATGCGGTATGGAACCTTAAAAAAGAGCACGAATGGAACAGAGAAAAATGGCTCGGAATCGAACTTGCAGGAAAAAAACTAGGAATTATAGGTTTCGGTAATATCGGAAGCCGCGTAGGAATAAGAGCGAAAGCTCTTGAAATGGACGTAATTGCATACGACCCTTATATCGACCCGAGCAAAGCTACTGATTTGGGATGTAAATATACGACGGATTTTGATGAAATTTTAAAATGTGATTTTATTACGATTCATACGCCTAAAACGCCTGAAACTATCAATATGATTACAAAAAAAGAGATAGAAAAAATGAAAGACGGCGTAGTGCTTATCAACTGCGCAAGAGGTGGGCTTTATAACGAAAAAGACGTATATGAAGGGCTAAAAAGCGGAAAAATCAGATGGCTTGGTATCGACGTATTCGAAAAAGAACCCGTAACGGACCATCCGTTTTTCGAGCTTGAAAATACATCGGTAACTCCTCATATCGGTGCGAACACAAAAGAATCTCAAGAGAGAATCGCAATTCAAGCGGCAGAAGGAATTATCGAAGCGCTTAGGGGAAGCAGTTATCCTAATGCTTTGAATCTTCCTATCAATACCGCAAATACGCCTGAGTGGGTGATTAAATATTTGGAACTATCTCAAAAAATGGGATATATCTTAAGCCAAATCATTAATAAACCTATCAAAAAAGTAAAAGTGAATTTAAGCGGTGATATCAGCAAAGAAGATAAATCCGTTATGACTTTTGCGCTTGTGGGGCTTCTTCAAAATATTACTGATAATGTAAATTATGTAAATGCCGAATTTTTAGCTAATGAAAAAGGTATCAAAACGGAAGCGAAATCAAGCAAAAACGAAACATATAAAAATCTTGTAAATATTAAGGTAATTACGGATGAGGGAGAATATTCAATAAGCGGTACTATGCTTGAAAATCATCCGAGAGTCGTGGAGTTTAAAGGTTTTGATTTGGAATTCGAACCAAAAGGCAAAATGATCTTCTTCAAAAACACCGACGTACCGGGTGTAATCGGAGAAGTCGGTATGACTCTTGCGAAATATAATATCAATATTGCCGACTTTAGACTCGGTAGAAACAAAGAAGGTCAAGCAATGGCGGTTATTATCGTAGATAACGATGTAAACGAAGAAGTATTAAACGAACTTAGAAACTTAAAAGCGGCGTTAAGCGTAGGGTATGCGGAGATTTGA
- the efp gene encoding elongation factor P encodes MAYSMSDLKKYLNIELDGIPYKIIEYHHIKPGKGAAFVRTKLKNLIDGRVIEKTFHAGDKADEPNLERRKYQYSYNEGDIYYFMDNETFEMLPVDVKVFEESKGFLLEGMEVDILFHNGKVIGVELPMQVVLEVVETQPVSNRDRSGACRKPAKLETGAVVTVPCHIVEGDKIKVDTRSGDYIEKVK; translated from the coding sequence ATGGCATATAGTATGAGCGATTTAAAAAAATACCTAAACATCGAACTTGACGGTATTCCTTATAAAATTATCGAATATCATCATATAAAACCAGGAAAAGGTGCTGCGTTTGTAAGAACTAAGCTTAAAAACCTAATTGACGGAAGAGTTATAGAAAAAACATTCCACGCAGGTGATAAAGCTGATGAGCCTAATCTTGAGAGAAGAAAATATCAATATTCATACAATGAAGGCGATATCTATTATTTTATGGATAACGAAACTTTCGAAATGCTTCCTGTGGATGTAAAAGTTTTTGAAGAGAGCAAAGGATTTTTGCTTGAGGGAATGGAAGTTGATATTTTATTTCACAACGGAAAAGTAATCGGAGTGGAACTTCCTATGCAAGTAGTGCTTGAGGTTGTTGAAACTCAACCTGTTAGCAATAGAGACAGAAGTGGAGCTTGTAGAAAACCCGCAAAACTTGAAACTGGAGCGGTTGTAACCGTGCCATGTCATATCGTAGAGGGTGACAAAATCAAAGTAGATACGAGAAGCGGAGATTATATAGAAAAAGTTAAATAA
- the trpB gene encoding tryptophan synthase subunit beta: MYIPKPIFDPDERGHFDKFGGRYVPETLMPVLLELEEFYRNVRFDKEFWKEMDYYYKEYIGRPTGLYYAPNLSEELNAKIYLKREDLNHTGAHKVNNTIGQVLLAKKMGKKRVIAETGAGQHGVATATAAALLGLECEIFMGEKDVKRQELNVFRMKLLGAKVHPVKSGSRTLKDAMNEAIRYWVTNARDTFYVIGTVAGPHPYPMMVRDFQAIIGYEAKAQILAKEGRLPDYVIACIGGGSNAMGIFSHFLEEEDVECIGIEAGGLGIESGKHGASLNAGAPGVLHGQMSYLLQDEDGQILEAHSISAGLDYPGIGPEHAFHFEKGNVKYDYITDEEALDAFVWLSQKEGIIPAFESSHAVAYLKKLKDIENKLVIVNLSGRGDKDMMQAKNLLHFED, translated from the coding sequence ATGTATATACCAAAGCCAATTTTCGACCCGGATGAGAGAGGTCATTTCGATAAATTCGGAGGACGTTACGTACCTGAGACGTTAATGCCGGTGCTTTTGGAACTTGAGGAGTTTTATAGAAACGTCAGGTTTGATAAAGAATTTTGGAAAGAGATGGATTATTATTACAAAGAGTATATCGGAAGACCTACAGGTTTGTATTACGCTCCTAATTTAAGCGAAGAATTAAACGCAAAAATTTATCTTAAAAGAGAAGATTTAAACCATACAGGAGCTCATAAAGTAAATAATACGATAGGACAGGTTCTTCTTGCTAAAAAAATGGGTAAAAAAAGAGTGATTGCCGAGACGGGAGCCGGACAGCACGGAGTGGCTACTGCGACGGCTGCGGCACTGCTGGGGCTTGAATGTGAAATTTTTATGGGTGAAAAAGACGTAAAAAGACAAGAACTTAACGTATTTAGAATGAAACTTTTGGGAGCAAAAGTACATCCGGTAAAAAGCGGCAGCAGAACTTTAAAAGACGCAATGAACGAAGCTATCAGATATTGGGTGACAAATGCAAGAGATACATTTTATGTAATCGGTACGGTTGCGGGACCTCATCCTTATCCTATGATGGTTAGGGATTTTCAAGCGATTATCGGATACGAAGCAAAAGCTCAAATCTTAGCAAAAGAAGGAAGACTTCCGGATTATGTCATAGCTTGTATCGGCGGTGGAAGTAACGCAATGGGTATTTTTTCTCATTTTCTTGAAGAGGAAGACGTCGAGTGTATAGGTATTGAAGCAGGAGGTTTAGGGATTGAGAGCGGAAAACATGGAGCAAGCTTAAATGCCGGAGCTCCCGGGGTACTTCACGGACAAATGAGCTATCTGCTTCAAGATGAAGACGGCCAAATTTTAGAAGCTCATAGTATCAGTGCCGGTCTTGATTATCCGGGAATCGGACCCGAACACGCCTTTCATTTTGAAAAAGGAAACGTAAAATACGATTATATAACCGACGAAGAAGCACTTGACGCGTTTGTGTGGCTAAGCCAAAAAGAAGGAATAATTCCGGCTTTTGAGAGCTCACACGCCGTAGCTTATCTAAAAAAATTAAAAGATATAGAAAATAAACTTGTAATAGTCAATCTATCCGGTCGCGGTGATAAGGATATGATGCAAGCGAAAAATCTACTTCATTTTGAGGATTAG
- a CDS encoding adenine phosphoribosyltransferase — MDLAQRVKNSIRDIPDYPKKGIIFKDITTLLNDGELFSEVIDYFAKKYENVDFVCGIESRGFIFGAAIAAKIKKGFVPLRKKGKLPYTTIAEKYALEYGFDEIEIHIDAFKDIKNPKVLLVDDLIATGGTAEAAIKLIQKIGGDVVAAAFLIELTFLDGADKIRELGVDVDSLVKY, encoded by the coding sequence ATGGATTTGGCCCAAAGAGTAAAAAACTCCATTCGAGATATCCCCGATTATCCTAAAAAAGGAATAATTTTTAAAGACATCACAACCTTGCTAAACGACGGAGAACTTTTTAGCGAAGTTATCGATTATTTTGCAAAAAAATATGAAAATGTAGATTTCGTATGCGGAATTGAAAGCAGAGGGTTTATATTCGGTGCCGCAATAGCTGCAAAAATCAAAAAAGGTTTCGTACCTCTCAGAAAAAAAGGCAAACTTCCATATACTACGATTGCTGAAAAATATGCGCTTGAGTACGGATTTGACGAAATAGAGATTCATATAGACGCTTTTAAGGATATAAAAAACCCTAAAGTTTTACTTGTCGATGATTTAATAGCCACCGGAGGTACGGCTGAAGCGGCTATAAAACTTATTCAAAAAATAGGTGGCGACGTAGTTGCCGCAGCGTTTTTGATTGAGCTTACTTTTCTTGATGGTGCCGATAAAATAAGAGAGCTCGGGGTTGATGTCGATAGTCTTGTGAAATATTAA
- a CDS encoding 4-hydroxy-3-methylbut-2-enyl diphosphate reductase — MKIEKAKSYGFCFGVRRAVEIAENSQNAVTLGPLIHNPLEIQRLAENYNVKYVNNIDEIDENIKRVIVRTHGIPKDKLQKLKEKNVEVIDATCPFVKKPQEIVEEMSKQGYDIVIFGDKNHPEIKGVMSYAVHDRVYVVLTPDELKDKRLREKIATVAQTTRKLSDYLKITNYLIENYKEVRVFNTICNATFENQDAVRELSKRADIMIIVGGKNSSNTKQLYNIAKENCESYLIESEDELNPEWFKNKKLCGISAGASTPEWLVEKIISKIKEMT; from the coding sequence ATGAAAATTGAAAAAGCTAAAAGTTACGGGTTTTGTTTTGGAGTTAGAAGAGCTGTAGAAATTGCTGAAAACTCTCAAAATGCCGTAACTTTAGGACCTCTTATTCATAATCCTCTTGAAATTCAAAGACTTGCTGAAAATTATAATGTCAAATATGTTAATAATATTGATGAAATAGACGAAAATATCAAAAGAGTTATTGTCAGAACTCACGGAATTCCTAAAGACAAACTTCAAAAACTAAAAGAGAAAAACGTAGAAGTAATAGACGCTACTTGTCCTTTTGTTAAAAAGCCTCAAGAAATAGTCGAAGAGATGAGTAAACAAGGATATGATATCGTTATTTTCGGAGACAAAAACCATCCTGAAATCAAAGGTGTTATGAGCTATGCCGTTCACGATAGAGTCTATGTGGTTTTGACTCCGGATGAATTAAAAGATAAAAGATTAAGAGAAAAAATAGCCACCGTCGCGCAAACTACGAGAAAACTTAGCGATTATTTGAAAATTACCAATTATTTGATTGAAAATTATAAAGAAGTTAGAGTTTTCAATACCATTTGTAATGCGACATTCGAAAATCAAGACGCCGTAAGAGAGCTTAGTAAAAGAGCGGATATAATGATTATTGTAGGCGGTAAAAACTCTTCGAATACCAAACAACTTTATAATATCGCAAAAGAGAATTGTGAGAGTTATTTAATCGAAAGCGAAGACGAACTGAACCCCGAGTGGTTTAAAAACAAAAAGTTGTGCGGTATTAGTGCGGGTGCTTCTACGCCTGAGTGGTTGGTTGAAAAAATAATCTCAAAGATAAAGGAAATGACATGA
- a CDS encoding S1 RNA-binding domain-containing protein, which translates to MNELKIGDVVEFQIEKLIKGGFVGNKDGVEYFLPKSLSGLKEDESVIGKIIKAKVKEFKQNSVVVDRKAYLNEVKEKVEALKDKIIPAKVTKVKPSGLVIDIDGISGFVPKDEIFYKKIDHRKYFDEGDEIEVVLIDPERRVFSIKKALPNPWEEVKNLNIGDRIKVTVSHITDYGAFVDLGNGVEGFLHISEINWDGINDLTLGEEIEVEIVEINPEEERLRVTRKNLLEKPASKFAEKYNVGDVVEGIITKFINVGAFVEVDGISVLLPNKFASYKKGEKASDIFEIGDKLEFKVVTIIPEENKVIVSRKDAMQNPYDIFAQNHVVGDEIQGKVKYITDFGMFIDLGDVEALVRKEDYSKEYEIGDDFIGKIIEINGERIKLSE; encoded by the coding sequence ATGAATGAGCTAAAAATCGGAGATGTGGTTGAGTTTCAGATTGAAAAATTGATTAAGGGGGGATTTGTAGGCAATAAGGACGGAGTTGAGTATTTTCTTCCTAAAAGCCTTAGCGGTCTAAAAGAAGACGAAAGCGTAATAGGCAAAATTATTAAAGCAAAAGTCAAGGAATTCAAGCAAAATTCGGTAGTGGTAGATAGAAAAGCGTATCTAAACGAAGTAAAAGAGAAAGTCGAAGCTTTAAAAGATAAGATTATTCCGGCAAAAGTTACAAAAGTAAAACCGAGCGGTCTTGTAATTGATATCGACGGAATCAGCGGATTTGTTCCTAAAGATGAAATTTTTTATAAAAAAATAGACCATAGAAAATATTTCGACGAGGGTGATGAGATTGAGGTCGTATTAATCGACCCTGAAAGAAGAGTTTTTTCTATTAAAAAAGCGCTTCCGAATCCATGGGAAGAAGTTAAAAACTTAAATATCGGAGATAGAATTAAAGTGACGGTATCTCATATTACCGATTACGGAGCGTTTGTAGACCTTGGAAACGGAGTGGAAGGCTTTTTACATATCAGCGAAATAAATTGGGACGGGATAAACGATTTGACGTTGGGTGAAGAAATTGAAGTGGAAATCGTTGAAATAAATCCTGAAGAAGAGAGACTAAGAGTTACAAGAAAAAATCTATTGGAAAAACCTGCAAGCAAATTCGCCGAAAAATATAACGTAGGCGATGTAGTGGAAGGAATAATTACTAAATTTATAAACGTCGGGGCTTTTGTGGAAGTGGACGGAATAAGCGTATTATTGCCTAACAAATTCGCATCTTATAAAAAAGGTGAAAAAGCGAGCGATATTTTTGAAATCGGAGATAAGCTTGAGTTTAAAGTAGTAACGATAATTCCTGAAGAAAACAAAGTTATCGTTTCAAGAAAAGATGCGATGCAAAACCCTTATGATATTTTTGCTCAAAATCATGTCGTTGGAGATGAGATTCAAGGAAAAGTTAAATATATTACTGATTTCGGTATGTTTATCGACCTTGGGGACGTAGAAGCGCTTGTTAGAAAAGAAGATTATTCAAAAGAGTACGAAATCGGCGATGATTTTATCGGAAAAATAATTGAAATTAACGGCGAAAGAATTAAGCTTAGTGAATGA
- the aroA gene encoding 3-phosphoshikimate 1-carboxyvinyltransferase gives MILEVISGKKFEEKFKVDADKSISHRCAIFSLLTSGQNVIKNYLRAEDTLNSLKIAESLGAKVEDDGETIKIEAPKKLQEANDVLYCGNSGTTIRIYMGLLAGIDGFFVLTGDRYLRKRPMARVANPLRSIGAKIDGRDNGNLAPLAVRGGELKSFDYESKIASAQVKSALILAGLNADGESHYKEPFLSRDHTERMLKGMGAEIETKINDDLSCEVFIKPLSKPLEPLVITVPNDPSSAFFFAVAAAITKSVAIIENVTLNPTRIEAYKVLEKMGAEIEYVEKENKYEPIGDIIVKGKELKGVEVSKNIPWLIDELPALAMAMAVAEGKSVVKNAKELRVKESDRISTVVNGLRNCGIEANEFEDGYEIIGGTPKKAEIDSHGDHRIAMSFAILGLLCGMEIDKAESINTSFPGFFELFSKIADYRIIDEN, from the coding sequence ATGATATTAGAGGTTATTAGCGGTAAAAAATTCGAAGAAAAGTTTAAAGTAGACGCTGACAAATCAATATCGCACAGATGTGCGATTTTCTCTCTTTTAACTTCCGGTCAAAACGTTATAAAAAATTATTTAAGAGCCGAAGATACTCTCAATTCTTTAAAAATCGCCGAATCTTTGGGTGCTAAAGTTGAAGATGACGGCGAAACTATTAAAATAGAAGCTCCTAAAAAACTTCAAGAAGCAAACGACGTACTATATTGCGGAAACAGCGGTACGACTATTAGAATATATATGGGGCTTTTGGCCGGAATCGACGGATTTTTCGTTTTAACCGGAGACCGATACCTTAGAAAAAGACCTATGGCAAGAGTTGCAAATCCTCTAAGAAGTATCGGTGCTAAAATTGACGGAAGAGATAACGGAAATTTAGCTCCTCTTGCTGTAAGGGGAGGAGAGCTTAAAAGCTTTGATTACGAAAGTAAAATAGCGTCGGCTCAAGTTAAATCTGCGCTGATTTTAGCTGGGCTTAACGCAGATGGCGAATCTCATTATAAAGAGCCGTTTTTAAGTAGAGACCATACCGAAAGAATGCTTAAGGGAATGGGTGCGGAAATTGAGACGAAAATAAATGACGATTTGAGTTGCGAAGTATTTATAAAACCTCTTTCAAAACCACTTGAACCTCTTGTTATTACCGTACCAAACGACCCGAGCAGCGCGTTTTTCTTTGCCGTTGCCGCAGCTATAACGAAGTCGGTTGCTATTATTGAAAACGTTACATTAAATCCTACGAGAATCGAAGCTTACAAAGTACTTGAAAAAATGGGTGCGGAAATAGAATATGTAGAAAAAGAGAATAAATACGAGCCTATCGGTGATATCATCGTAAAAGGAAAAGAGTTAAAAGGCGTAGAAGTTTCGAAAAATATTCCTTGGCTTATAGACGAACTCCCGGCACTTGCGATGGCTATGGCCGTTGCCGAGGGCAAAAGCGTAGTAAAAAACGCAAAAGAACTAAGAGTAAAAGAGTCCGATAGAATCTCTACCGTAGTAAACGGACTTAGAAATTGCGGAATCGAAGCGAATGAATTTGAAGACGGGTATGAAATTATCGGCGGAACTCCTAAAAAAGCCGAAATCGACTCTCACGGCGACCATAGAATCGCTATGAGTTTTGCGATTTTAGGACTTCTTTGCGGCATGGAAATTGACAAAGCCGAAAGTATCAATACTTCTTTTCCCGGATTTTTCGAACTCTTTTCTAAAATAGCAGACTATAGGATAATAGATGAAAATTGA
- a CDS encoding leucyl aminopeptidase yields MEFIKGKGQIKAEIVVNGSKKFEEYGFNGKDGEVLVLPDKKRIYVGIDEINSENLKTATAKIIKALKNYKFESVEITPPNTKDKDLLLSFFEGFILGDYEFDKYKSEKAKHPIQKVAINSKRDFEDVIKEAKIRANAICFVRDIINSMPDEITPAKLAAIAEEVAKENKLDCKIYDEEWLRENGYGAFYAVGKASANPPRLIHLTYKPKNPKKKIVLVGKGLTYDSGGLSLKPSDYMVTMKSDKSGAVTVLGIIKAISELGLDIEVHAILGAAENMIGGNAYKPDDVLKAKNGKTIEVRNTDAEGRLVLADCLCYAQENIKDFDKIMDFATLTGACVVGLGEYTAGVMGFNKNTIQKAIETGEKRGEHFAYLPFNKYLPKLLKSNVADICNIASSRYGGALTAGLFLSNFIEKENKDKWTHFDIAGPAFVEKEWGYNPYGASGFGVDTIVSLLQSL; encoded by the coding sequence ATGGAATTTATTAAAGGAAAAGGTCAAATTAAGGCTGAAATAGTTGTAAATGGTAGCAAAAAATTCGAAGAGTACGGATTTAACGGCAAAGACGGAGAAGTTTTGGTACTTCCGGATAAAAAAAGAATTTATGTCGGAATCGATGAAATTAATAGCGAAAACTTAAAAACGGCAACTGCGAAAATCATAAAAGCGCTTAAAAATTATAAATTTGAAAGTGTAGAAATCACTCCTCCGAATACTAAAGATAAAGATTTGCTTTTAAGTTTTTTTGAAGGATTTATTTTAGGTGATTATGAATTTGATAAATATAAAAGCGAAAAAGCAAAACATCCAATTCAAAAAGTGGCTATCAATTCGAAAAGAGACTTTGAAGATGTCATCAAAGAAGCTAAAATCAGAGCGAATGCTATATGTTTCGTAAGAGATATAATCAACTCTATGCCGGATGAAATTACACCTGCAAAACTTGCTGCGATTGCCGAGGAAGTAGCAAAAGAAAATAAACTTGATTGTAAAATTTATGACGAAGAGTGGCTAAGAGAGAACGGATACGGAGCTTTTTATGCGGTAGGAAAAGCAAGCGCAAATCCTCCAAGACTTATTCATCTAACTTATAAACCGAAAAATCCGAAGAAAAAAATCGTACTTGTCGGAAAAGGTCTAACTTACGATAGCGGTGGGCTTAGTTTGAAACCGAGCGATTATATGGTGACTATGAAAAGCGATAAATCCGGAGCCGTAACCGTTCTTGGAATCATAAAAGCCATAAGCGAGCTTGGGCTTGATATTGAAGTTCACGCAATACTTGGTGCGGCGGAAAATATGATAGGCGGTAACGCTTACAAACCAGACGACGTACTTAAAGCAAAAAACGGAAAAACGATAGAAGTCAGAAATACTGATGCCGAGGGAAGACTTGTACTTGCTGATTGTCTGTGTTATGCGCAAGAGAATATAAAAGACTTTGATAAAATAATGGATTTTGCGACATTAACAGGTGCTTGTGTCGTAGGCCTTGGTGAATATACTGCCGGAGTTATGGGCTTTAATAAAAACACTATCCAAAAAGCGATTGAAACGGGAGAGAAAAGAGGAGAGCACTTCGCATACTTGCCGTTTAATAAATATCTGCCAAAACTTCTAAAAAGCAATGTTGCGGATATCTGTAATATAGCAAGCAGCAGATACGGAGGAGCTTTGACCGCCGGACTTTTCCTAAGCAACTTCATAGAAAAAGAAAACAAAGATAAATGGACTCATTTTGACATAGCAGGACCCGCTTTTGTTGAAAAAGAGTGGGGATATAATCCTTACGGAGCAAGCGGATTCGGAGTCGATACGATAGTAAGTCTTCTTCAATCTCTCTGA
- the ychF gene encoding redox-regulated ATPase YchF, with translation MKVGIVGLPNVGKSTTFNALTKTQNAEAQNYPFCTIEPNKAIVPVPDERIEELAKIVNPDRIQYSTIEFVDIAGLVKGASKGEGLGNQFLANIRETDIILHMVRCFDDPNVIHVENSVDPIRDVEIIEQELLYADMQTLEKRIAKLQKQAKGSKEAKKQLELAEELMEWLAEGNPVKTFPKKDEEEFKVLEKELNFLTNKEIFYGANVDEEGLAEDNEYVKALKEYAAKHGREVIKLCAKLEEEMVDMSDEEKKEFLESLGAKESGLDQIIRKAYEKLDLISYFTAGKIEVRSWTIKRGTKAPQAAGVIHTDFEKGFIRAEVISYEDFIKYGGEQGAKEAGAMRLEGKDYVVQDGDVMHFRFNV, from the coding sequence ATGAAAGTAGGTATAGTAGGTTTGCCAAACGTAGGTAAGTCGACGACTTTTAACGCACTGACAAAAACTCAAAATGCGGAAGCTCAAAACTATCCGTTTTGTACTATAGAGCCGAATAAAGCGATAGTACCGGTACCTGATGAGAGAATAGAAGAGCTTGCGAAAATCGTAAATCCGGATAGAATACAATACTCAACAATTGAATTTGTAGATATCGCCGGGCTTGTAAAGGGTGCAAGCAAAGGTGAGGGGCTTGGAAATCAGTTTTTGGCAAATATTAGAGAGACGGATATTATTTTGCATATGGTGAGATGTTTTGACGACCCGAATGTAATTCATGTCGAAAACAGCGTAGACCCTATAAGAGATGTTGAAATTATCGAACAAGAGCTATTGTACGCGGATATGCAAACACTCGAAAAAAGAATAGCGAAACTTCAAAAACAAGCAAAAGGAAGCAAAGAAGCTAAAAAACAACTTGAACTTGCAGAAGAGCTTATGGAGTGGCTGGCTGAAGGAAATCCGGTAAAAACGTTTCCTAAAAAAGACGAAGAAGAGTTTAAAGTGCTCGAAAAAGAACTTAACTTCCTAACAAACAAAGAAATTTTTTACGGCGCAAACGTAGATGAAGAAGGACTTGCAGAAGATAACGAATATGTAAAAGCTTTAAAAGAGTATGCTGCTAAACACGGAAGAGAAGTGATAAAACTATGCGCTAAGCTTGAAGAAGAGATGGTTGATATGAGTGATGAAGAGAAAAAAGAATTTCTTGAAAGCCTTGGCGCTAAAGAGAGCGGACTTGATCAGATTATCAGAAAAGCGTATGAAAAACTTGATTTAATCAGCTATTTCACAGCCGGGAAAATAGAAGTTAGAAGCTGGACTATCAAAAGAGGTACAAAAGCACCTCAAGCTGCGGGAGTTATTCATACCGACTTTGAAAAAGGTTTCATTAGAGCGGAAGTTATAAGCTATGAAGATTTTATAAAATACGGCGGCGAACAAGGTGCAAAAGAAGCGGGAGCTATGAGACTTGAAGGTAAAGACTACGTAGTTCAAGACGGGGATGTGATGCACTTCAGGTTTAACGTATGA